The following nucleotide sequence is from Eschrichtius robustus isolate mEscRob2 chromosome 10, mEscRob2.pri, whole genome shotgun sequence.
ACGTATTGTTATGatcagaaaaaaggagagagtatACATGTTCTTTTAATTACTCCATTTGGCCGTGAGAGTTTAACAATTCTGGCAGAGCCATCCCTTTTCTCCTCTGGGACCTTAGCTTCCCCAGATTATCCTGAGCGGAGTGGGagctgtgtgtgcacgtgtgaccTGATGCTACTGTCATAGCCCTGTGCACTGTGacctctcctctcttcccaggCTGGTCCTGCACTTCGGCGGGGGCGGCTTCTTGGCCTTCTATAACTGTCAGATGGTGTGGAGCTCCTCTTCCCCGGTGGTCAGACCCACCTCTGACATCTTGTCAGAAAAGTTCCATCGAGGACAGGCCCTGGAAGCTCTGGGCCGGGAGCAGCCCGTCTGCTATACGCTGTTGGACCAGAGATACTTCTCAGGCTTAGGTATGGCTGATGGCAGAGGGTGGTCCCACTGACCGACTTAATGGAAAAGTCCCTCGTCCAGGAGGCAGGAAACTGGCACCCACCACAGGTGTCAGTGATGCTGGACGATCACCTGGGCTCCTCGGCTCCACTTACCTCGTTTTTAAAATGAGGGAGTAGATCAGGCCATGTCTAACTTCTCTCCTACGCTAATTACATTATCTGTCGTAGTCGGCCTGATAGCCGCACTGGAGCATGACCTTCTAGAGTGCGGGGGTCACGTCccctccatcctttttttttttttaatttattttttaatttaagtatagtaGGACAAACGCAGACCCTGCACCCAGAGGAGCACAGGCTTCCAGGAGCGGCCTTTGGGGTAAATTAGCAAGAGAAATGCTGTGTAACCGGCTGTTGTTACAAACGATAATCAGAACAGCCGACATTTTTCAGGTGACTCCACTGTGCCAGGTACGTGGGTTCATCCTTACTGCTCTTACCCAGGATGGCCACTTACTAGTTTTCCCTTcattcagatgaagaaacaaaagcaaaagacacattgCTCTAAGGGCACAGCTGAGATATGAAGCAGGTAGTCGGCTGGCGAACTGTAGAGAGAAATTTTGTGTGACTGTGAAGCTCTTGGAAAGAGCAGCCTTTTCACCCGTCCGTCCATCTGCTCCACACGTGCTGAACGCCTGGCCTCCACCGAGCCCCTTCTCTCCTGAAGGAGAGTGTTGTTAGTGACCCAGCAAGCATGGACTCAGCCCCCTGGAGCTTAAGATAGACTGTGATAAATGCCTGGTAGAGGTTAAAGAAAGTGCACTGTTGGGACATTTTGAAGAAACTTACTGATTCTGGACGGAGAGGTCGAGGTTGACTTCACAGCAAATGAGGCAGGAGTAGGAAAGTAATATAATAATACCTCCTAAACACTTTCTATATTTCAGGCGTCATGCTTGACATTTTAATTAATCATAACAGCTAGTATTTATTGATTCCTCTCTACATACCAGCACGGTGCTCagcttttgtatgtgtgtgtgagaattCTCATTTACTGCCCACGAAAACCAGGGAACCTCCCCCGCGCTTTACAGACCAGGAAACGGAAGCCTCAAGAAGGCAGGGAATTCACCAGGGTCAGGTAGCCGGGATTCACAGCCAGGCACTCGGGTCCAGAGCCCCTCTTGTTAATCTCTTTGCTGTAACATGGGCCATGCGTGAGTTTTATGTCATTTCGCCTTCACAACAACCTAAAGGGTAAGTGTTAGCAAATACTTCGCAGACGGGCCGGCTGATTCAGTACGTGACTTGCCCGAGAGCTTCTCAGCCGCGCTGGATCTTCCTGAGATGCTCCCCGCTGCCATCGTATCAGCTGTGCTCTGTTTTGTTAATTTTGTGGCCAGCTTTCCTTATGGATGtgtcctttttccttcccttgtccCCTCCCTGCCTTCTTCCAGGGAACATCATTAAGAACGAGGCCCTGTTCAGAGCTGGGATCCACCCGCTTTCTCCCGGCTCACTCCTGGGTCTTCCTCGCCTCGAGGCCCTGGTGGACCATGTGGTGGCCTTCAGTGCAGGCTGGCTGCGGGGCAAGTTCCAGGGCAGACAGCAGCACACGCAGATCTACCAGAAGGAGTGGTGCCCTGCTGGGCACCAGGTCGTGAAGGAGGCACTGGGGCCTCCGGGGGGCTTGCAGAGGCTCACGTGGTGGTGCCCCCAGTGCCAGCCCAGGTTGTCACCGGATGAGCCAGAGCAGGTGGAGCCCTCCTAGGGCGCTCGGGCCCCTTCTACACAGAGCCTTGCCCTTGAGGGACCGTGATGCCTGAGTGTCGCCAAAGGGGTTGTGGGCAGGGTTTGGGACTGGGGACAGGAATTGAGGGGGTGGGGTCGGGATGCCAGTACTGTTGGTGTTCATCTCACCGGAGTTCAGGCTGAGGCAGTTTCCACAgggtccaattttgttcttttctagttTTGGTTAATTGTTCCTATCTAATTCCACCACTGTTGACAGATGAGGCAAATTGTGATGGCAGTTAAGGGGAAACCTCCCGGAATGACAGTGGGGCAACGAAAACGAGAGCCAGTGGAAGAGAGCTGTGCCAGCATTGCTTTGCaggtgtttggttttggttttgaaaCATTGGCTGGTGTTAAGACCCTCCATTTGAGAACCAGGAAAAGGGAATTATCCTTCTTGGTTCCCCAAGAGGGATCCAGGGATGAGGAGGGAGTAACAGGAGAGCAGTGCTCGGATTCAGCCTCCTGCCTGGACCCTTCCCACGGGACGGAGACGCCAGGAGAAGGAGGGGAAACGGGGGGACCAGGGAGCTGGCCACCTTCCCGGTGTGTCCATGGGCTTTAGAAAAAAGCGACTTGTTTCCTCCCCAAGGTGATGTGTTTGTGATTGTTGACGTGCTCAATAGTGCAGGAATCCAGGTTGTTAGCAAAACCTAGAAGAAACCAGGACATGAAAATAAAGCTCTTTGTTACTTTATGTTGTCATCTTTATTTGGCAGTAAAGGTTCTTTCACCGTACATAACGGAGCTCTTTGTGAAGGTGCCGTTGAGGACTTGCTGGGTTGGTTGGATGGATCCATTTAAAAGGAGCAGGTCAGGGAGAAGGGTGCACATGCGCCCTTACACCTGTCTGTCTGAAGTCACCGGGAGTTGTCCACAGCGGGGAAAGCCACCTTATGGCAGGCATCAGCTCAGGGCCAAGATGGTACCCAGACAGGCCATTTCCCGTAAGTCAGCATCTGCCGGGGTCTGGAGTACAAGAGGGGGGAGGGCTGGACAGGCGTCACAGCCTGCGTGCGGGTGGACACCCACTGCGATCGGTAGGAACGGGGAAATGCTGTTGCGGTTGCTGAGAAAAGCAGCGACAGGACTAGAGACAGCCGTGGGTGTGGAAAGAAGAAGAGATGGGAGGGTCACCATGGTGATGGGCTCATAGGCATCATCTGACTGGATGTGGGaacgagggagggagggggctgagaGCTGGAGGAAGCTGCCCCCACCTCGCCACTGAGACAGAGAGTCACGGGAGCTGAGCAGGTTCCGTGAGGAGACAGACCCTGAGTGCTGAGCTTGAGGCACCTGCACCTAAGTGGGGGGACAACACAGCCAGGAAATGGGCCTGGCTCCCCGCAAGTGCAGGCTTGCAGGTATGGATTTGGGAGCTTTCCTCAGAGCTGAGGGTCGGTTCGAGAAGGTTAACAAGGCGATCATGCGGCATGAGAAGGATGGAGATCACAGGGGGGAACCTTTAGAAGGTCTTTTGTTCAAGGGGCAAGAGAAGACAAGCCAATGGAAAATCAGATAAAACAGGAGGAAGGAACTTCGGGGGGCAGCCAGTGGTGCACACGTCGGAGAAGAGGCCTTCGAGTTTGACGGTTGGTCAAATTTGAGGTCATGACCTCAATTTGGTCGAATTTGAGGTCATGACCTTAAAGAGCCATTTGTGCGGAGTGGCAGCCGGTCTGCAGGGGCTGAGGACTGGGTGGGAGCCCAGGGGGCAGTGAGTGTGCTCTGCTCTTCAAGAAGGTTGTCCttgagggacttcgctggtggtccagtggttaaaactacgagctcccaatgcagggggcccaggttcaatccctggtcagggaattagatcccacatgcatgctgcagctaagagcccacacgccacaacttaaaaaaaaaaaagatccagcgtgccgcaactaagacctggcgcagccaaataaataaatattttttttaaaaaaggttgtccttgaaagaaatgagaaaggggGTCAGGGAGGGAGAGTGATGAAAGGATGGATGTGATGTGAGGATTCGTTTGTGATCAGGTGAGGGGAAAaccaggagggagagagacaccAGCGCCAGCACTTAGAGATGCCTGGGCTCCGGTGGGGAAAGAAAAGTAGACCCAGAGAAAACCAGCTGGCACAGAGTAGGAGTGGGGAGGTTTGTAACAGCTACGAGGGGAAGTTAGAGCTGCTTAGGGCTCTAGCCACACTAGAGACCAGAGTAGTCGCTCCATTTCCCAACTTTGTCCAGCAGTCTCCAGTAGCTTAGGGTCAAAAACAAAGAGGGTTGCTGGATGAACCCACAGTTGAAGGTCGTCAGGGTATGAACAGTAGAAGGCCAAGAGGGCAAAGGGGAATCCTTATTaagttgtttaaaattatttttaaaaatacatcaaaagaTTCAAGCCATACAAAAGATTATAGAGCAAGACATGGAAGAATAATCCTCAGTCTCCTCTGTCCTCTTGGGAGCTGACTTATCATTTCTCTGACTTCAGTCTGTGTTGGGGAAAACAGCAGCACCTAGCAGTTGAGTTGTAAAGGCTGACGGCCGCACCATGAGTTCTGCATCGGAACTGCACAGACTGGGTTCCGCGTGGAAGCAGCGGGGACGCGGAAACGTGGATTGCCAGCGGAAAGCACAGCTACTGCAGCCCTCTGCGAGGTTATCGTTCATCCTGGCAGCAGGATCTTGGCAGAAAGTCTCAAGTTAGTTCtgcaaaggggaaaggcagggatAGCAGAGGGACTGAATGAGGGTTAAGAGAAGAGGATGGTGGTACAGAACCTACAGGGCTGGCGAGGTGAACAGTGGGAATGACTCCTGTGGCCTGCGTCCCTGTTGGACGTAAGGAAAGGCTGCAGTTGAGGGATGGGGTACAGAGTCAGCGAGTCCCGGTTTCACTTAGAAGAGAGAGAGGTGAGGCATTTGGACTCAGCAGATTCCAGGGTAAAGAGTTACTTATGAGCTGGAGTTTCATGATAACTGACGTTGTAAAAAACTTGCAATTTTGTGTGAGGTTTCAGTGGCCTTAGccatctaataaatattttttaatgcctCCTAAATGCTAGTTCTGGGAATACAATGATAAACAAGACAAGAAAACTTCTGTACTAGTAGGAGGAGGCCGGCTTGTTACAACAGAGTGTTAGAAGCATTTTAGTAGGTTATTGTAAAGtgctttttggggggggggggttggataAGTGACTGCCTGTCTGTGTTCTAAAAGTTCCAGTACAGTCCCTATTTCAAGCCCTGATATTTAATAAGAAGTAATGGAGACTTCTTAAGTGGCAAGTACTGTGCCAGGTGCCCTGTTTAGACACGGTCCCTGACCTTGAGGGGTTCAGGGTGAGGTGAAGAGTCACAAGGGATGATTAGCGTACAGAAAATTCAGGATGAGAGTGACCACTGAACATCATTGAAGTACTGAGGTTTGTGGAAATACCACCAAAATAAGAATAAGCAAGCGAGGCCCTTTAGTCAGAGCTTGCTATAGCAAGGGCATCAGCCCCCGTCACTTGCATGTGGCAGAAACTCAGAGGCAGGCAGGGAGTGGGAAGGATTTTATCTTGAAAGGCATTTCCTTCGTGCAATTTAAAATTGAAAGAAGGGAATTTTTTTTACGGGGTCCTTTTAACAGGCAGGGGGAGTGCTAAAACTCTTAGCTTTATGTCTTCTGGCCAAAAGCAGTATGCAAGTAGAGATATAAAGTTATAACTTGACAGAGTTTTAAAAAGGACCAAACATCagatacaatgaaaagaaattgtAGGTAAA
It contains:
- the NEIL2 gene encoding endonuclease 8-like 2 → MPEGPSVRKFHHLVSPFVGQQVVKTGGSSKKLNPAGFQSLWLQDTQVHGKKLFLRFDPDEEIVCPGNNPLSAPLHKEWKEEAGHHQEVSDQSSGSPGGDDAVPSGDDGLQCLWGDSPARGAERWLQVSFGLFGSIWVNEFSRAKKANKRGDWRDPSPRLVLHFGGGGFLAFYNCQMVWSSSSPVVRPTSDILSEKFHRGQALEALGREQPVCYTLLDQRYFSGLGNIIKNEALFRAGIHPLSPGSLLGLPRLEALVDHVVAFSAGWLRGKFQGRQQHTQIYQKEWCPAGHQVVKEALGPPGGLQRLTWWCPQCQPRLSPDEPEQVEPS